The Hahella sp. HNIBRBA332 genome window below encodes:
- a CDS encoding MurR/RpiR family transcriptional regulator produces MGRPHDILNWLRQNRDRLRKSEQKVAECVLRNPNDVIHMRIVDLATEAGVSEPTIVRFCRTISFDSFQSFKVSLAQQLASIQKQTPFPINSGDSLQQVGAKIFSDVQSSLQQVFNQLAWERIEQVCAWISESSRLYFFGYGASAAVAADAQQKFFRLKLDTQACPDPDTQMLIAGLVEANDIIVAISHSGRTNNLIQSCMRARASGARVVAISPPQSALANIANLNIGVSVDEDTDAFTPLASRLAHLMVLDTIATNLFQKLDERHARKLNQAKKNLSSLRLSPN; encoded by the coding sequence ATGGGACGCCCCCACGATATATTGAATTGGCTTCGACAAAACCGGGACAGGCTACGCAAAAGCGAACAGAAAGTGGCGGAGTGTGTGCTGCGTAACCCCAACGATGTTATTCACATGCGTATCGTTGATCTGGCGACTGAGGCTGGCGTCAGCGAACCGACCATTGTGCGCTTCTGTCGCACCATCAGTTTTGACAGCTTTCAAAGCTTTAAAGTGAGCCTGGCCCAACAGCTTGCAAGCATCCAAAAGCAAACGCCATTCCCAATAAACTCCGGAGATAGCCTGCAGCAGGTAGGCGCCAAGATATTCAGCGACGTGCAGTCGTCATTGCAGCAGGTCTTCAACCAACTCGCCTGGGAGCGAATTGAGCAGGTATGCGCCTGGATTTCCGAATCCTCCCGCTTATATTTTTTTGGCTATGGCGCATCCGCGGCCGTGGCGGCGGATGCGCAACAGAAGTTCTTTCGCTTAAAACTAGATACCCAGGCCTGCCCGGATCCAGATACGCAAATGCTGATCGCGGGTCTGGTGGAAGCGAACGATATTATAGTCGCCATATCTCACAGCGGCCGCACCAATAACCTGATTCAATCCTGCATGCGGGCGCGGGCCTCCGGCGCCAGAGTTGTCGCTATCAGCCCGCCGCAGTCAGCATTGGCCAATATCGCCAATCTCAACATCGGCGTCTCCGTGGACGAAGACACTGACGCCTTCACGCCCTTGGCTTCTCGTTTGGCCCACCTAATGGTTTTGGACACTATCGCCACCAATCTGTTTCAAAAACTTGATGAGCGTCATGCACGAAAACTCAACCAAGCTAAAAAGAATCTCAGCTCGTTGCGACTCTCACCTAATTAA
- a CDS encoding TRAP transporter large permease subunit, with protein sequence MEYMSLFMFAAVCLVLLCGYPVAFSLAGTALAFAGIGAMAGVFDNSFLLATPSRLYGLMNNQTLLAVPLFVFMGCMLQKSKIAENLLESMAMLFRNIPGGLGISVAVVGMLLAASTGIVGATVVTMGLISLPTMLKSKYSKAVATGTICATGTLGQIIPPSIALVLLGDVLSSAYQQAQRDMGIFNPDTVSVGDLFVGALIPGLVLVLLYIIYLFVLALVKPDLLPAGEKLSKQEMHSRELSLLRDLAPPLALIVAVLGSILSGIATPTEAAGVGAFGAIILATYKRQISISVLRDVCQQTTRVTCMVFMILIGATIFSLVFRAYGGDELIKEIFTSMPGGVFMAVLVVMLVIFLLGFILDFIEITFVVVPIVGPVLLAMGVDPIWLGIMIGLNLQTSFLTPPFGFSLFYLRGVAPSHVKTTDIYMGVAPFIAIQVLMLCLLAAWPSLATWLPEVVYGP encoded by the coding sequence ATGGAGTATATGTCGCTGTTCATGTTCGCTGCGGTATGTCTGGTACTGCTTTGCGGTTATCCCGTCGCGTTCTCGCTCGCCGGCACCGCCCTCGCCTTCGCTGGCATTGGCGCCATGGCGGGCGTCTTTGATAACAGTTTCCTGCTGGCCACTCCCAGTCGCTTATATGGGTTAATGAATAACCAAACACTGCTGGCGGTTCCTTTATTCGTCTTTATGGGATGCATGCTGCAGAAGTCAAAGATCGCAGAGAACCTGCTGGAAAGCATGGCCATGCTGTTCCGTAATATTCCTGGCGGTCTGGGGATTTCCGTCGCGGTCGTCGGCATGTTGCTGGCGGCCAGTACAGGCATCGTCGGCGCTACGGTGGTGACCATGGGCCTCATCTCTCTGCCTACCATGCTGAAAAGCAAGTACAGTAAAGCGGTAGCGACGGGCACAATTTGCGCCACGGGAACTTTGGGCCAGATCATTCCCCCGTCGATCGCCTTGGTATTGCTGGGCGATGTACTTTCCAGCGCCTACCAACAAGCCCAGCGCGACATGGGCATATTCAACCCGGACACCGTATCCGTGGGCGACCTGTTCGTTGGAGCGCTGATCCCCGGTCTTGTACTGGTTCTGCTGTACATCATTTATCTGTTTGTGCTGGCGCTGGTTAAACCTGACCTGTTGCCTGCGGGTGAAAAGCTGAGCAAGCAGGAAATGCACTCACGGGAACTCTCCCTGCTACGCGATCTAGCGCCGCCTCTAGCGCTGATCGTCGCCGTTCTCGGCTCAATTCTGTCCGGCATCGCCACACCAACGGAAGCCGCAGGCGTCGGCGCATTCGGGGCCATAATCCTGGCGACCTATAAACGCCAGATCTCAATTTCTGTACTAAGGGACGTTTGCCAACAAACCACCCGCGTCACCTGTATGGTGTTCATGATTCTGATTGGCGCCACCATTTTTTCACTGGTGTTCCGCGCTTATGGCGGCGATGAGCTAATCAAAGAAATTTTCACCTCCATGCCCGGCGGCGTCTTCATGGCGGTACTCGTGGTGATGCTGGTTATTTTTTTATTGGGCTTTATCCTCGACTTCATTGAGATCACCTTTGTCGTCGTGCCCATAGTCGGCCCGGTATTGCTGGCGATGGGCGTTGACCCAATCTGGCTGGGCATCATGATTGGCTTGAATTTACAAACGTCGTTCCTGACCCCCCCTTTCGGGTTTTCGCTGTTTTATTTACGCGGGGTCGCCCCAAGTCATGTGAAAACGACGGACATTTACATGGGCGTGGCCCCATTTATCGCTATCCAAGTATTAATGCTTTGTTTGCTGGCGGCTTGGCCGTCACTGGCGACCTGGTTGCCGGAGGTGGTTTACGGGCCCTGA
- a CDS encoding acyl-CoA thioesterase translates to MKASSSSAPNGELALRVIALDKDTNSNGDIYAGWLMSQMDLAAASMAGRIAKGRTATVSVKQLDFLSPVRIGAEVSCYARMVNIGTSSMHIEVEVWTRDNHQNTPRKVTEGVFVLVAIDDSGRIRAVPAGE, encoded by the coding sequence ATGAAAGCTTCTAGTAGCTCAGCACCCAACGGAGAACTGGCGCTTCGCGTCATTGCTCTCGATAAGGACACCAACTCCAACGGCGATATCTACGCCGGCTGGTTGATGTCGCAGATGGATCTGGCAGCCGCCAGCATGGCCGGTCGCATCGCCAAAGGCCGCACTGCGACGGTATCCGTAAAGCAATTGGACTTCCTATCTCCGGTCAGAATCGGTGCGGAAGTCAGTTGTTATGCGCGCATGGTTAACATCGGCACCAGCTCCATGCACATCGAAGTGGAGGTTTGGACCCGAGACAACCATCAGAATACTCCCCGCAAGGTGACTGAAGGCGTATTTGTGCTGGTCGCGATTGACGACTCAGGACGCATTCGCGCAGTGCCTGCCGGAGAGTGA
- a CDS encoding PA3496 family putative envelope integrity protein, producing the protein MQNMNQPSDSVASTILDVFYESETQERKSKEKQASKRRLQARRAIEDYLENKRLREATEDYYFSK; encoded by the coding sequence ATGCAAAACATGAATCAACCTTCCGATTCCGTCGCCAGTACAATTCTTGACGTTTTTTACGAGTCCGAAACGCAAGAGAGGAAAAGCAAAGAAAAGCAAGCCTCCAAACGACGTCTTCAAGCCCGTCGGGCAATAGAGGACTACCTGGAAAACAAGCGGTTGCGCGAGGCTACCGAAGACTACTACTTTTCTAAATAA
- a CDS encoding TRAP transporter substrate-binding protein: MKRRYLFSLMGAGMLGMLLGGCSAEKEAAAPVAQQAPKQTIQWKLVTSWPKNFPGLGEAPERFAKEVERMSDGRLKIKVFGAGELVPALEVFDAVSQGTAEAGHAAAYYWKGKIPAAQFFSTVPFGLNAQEINSWISYGGGLELWRELYEPFGVIPMLGGNTGVQMGGWFNKEINSLDDLKGLKMRIPGLGGEVLQRAGGTPVQLPGGEIFTALQTGAIDATEWVGPYNDLAFGLHKAAKHYYYPGWHEPGTSLEFTFNKKAFEALPKDLQAIVEVAARMTNQDMLDEYTARNNAALNELVNNHGVDVRRFPDDVLKELQDISRQTIQEIAEKDPAVKKVYESYEKFRSNVWKYHEISEKAYINARS, encoded by the coding sequence ATGAAAAGACGCTATCTGTTTTCCCTGATGGGCGCAGGCATGTTGGGAATGCTGTTGGGCGGATGCTCCGCCGAGAAAGAAGCGGCGGCCCCGGTTGCCCAGCAGGCGCCCAAGCAAACCATCCAGTGGAAGCTGGTGACTTCCTGGCCTAAAAACTTCCCAGGACTGGGCGAGGCTCCAGAGCGCTTCGCCAAAGAAGTCGAACGTATGAGCGACGGTCGTCTGAAGATCAAAGTCTTCGGCGCCGGAGAACTGGTTCCCGCGCTGGAAGTGTTTGACGCCGTCTCCCAGGGCACTGCGGAAGCAGGCCACGCAGCAGCTTACTACTGGAAAGGCAAAATTCCCGCCGCACAGTTTTTCTCCACCGTTCCCTTCGGCTTGAACGCTCAGGAAATCAACTCCTGGATCAGCTACGGCGGGGGTCTGGAATTATGGCGTGAACTGTATGAACCTTTCGGCGTCATTCCTATGCTTGGCGGCAACACCGGCGTGCAGATGGGAGGCTGGTTCAACAAAGAGATCAACTCTCTGGATGACCTGAAAGGCCTCAAGATGCGTATCCCTGGGTTGGGCGGAGAAGTATTGCAACGGGCGGGAGGCACGCCTGTGCAGCTGCCTGGCGGAGAAATATTCACGGCCCTGCAGACCGGCGCTATTGACGCCACCGAATGGGTAGGTCCATACAATGATTTGGCGTTTGGCCTGCATAAAGCCGCCAAGCATTACTATTACCCTGGCTGGCATGAACCTGGTACTTCCCTGGAATTCACGTTCAATAAGAAAGCGTTTGAAGCTCTACCGAAAGATCTGCAGGCCATCGTCGAGGTCGCTGCGCGTATGACCAACCAGGACATGCTGGATGAATATACGGCGCGTAATAATGCTGCTTTGAACGAACTCGTCAACAACCACGGCGTGGATGTCAGACGTTTCCCTGATGACGTGCTGAAGGAGTTGCAGGACATCTCCCGTCAGACGATTCAGGAGATTGCGGAGAAAGACCCCGCGGTGAAGAAAGTGTATGAGTCTTACGAGAAGTTCCGCAGCAATGTGTGGAAATATCATGAGATCTCAGAAAAAGCTTATATCAACGCCAGATCCTAA
- the uvrD gene encoding DNA helicase II: MDVTAVLDPLNDAQREAVTASAGNLLVLAGAGSGKTRVLVHRMAWLIQVERIGAHAIMAVTFTNKAAREMRERVESLLHIPTRGMWLGTFHSLAHRLLRAHWREAGLPENFQVIDSDDQQRMLKRVIRELGLDESKWPARQAQYFINSQKDEGLRPEHIEPGSDAWRQTMNKIYQRYDEYCRQSGLVDFGELLLRSHELWLQKPDLLQHYQQRFQHILVDEFQDTNTIQYAWLRVLAGDRVPMTVVGDDDQSIYGWRGAKIENIQRFQNDFSEAALVRLEQNYRSTQTILRAANHVIAHNPSRLGKQLWTDQGDGEAIDVYAAFNEQDEANYIVESVQSWVNQGRSRSEVALLYRSNVQSRVLEEALIRRGVPYRIYGGLRFYDRLEVKNAVAYLRLAHFAHDDAAFERVVNIPPRGVGAKSLETLRDAARERRESLWRTTVAAVGAGLLKGKAGAGLKQFIEIVETLREYAKENSLQDLTKHMLDVSGLLEHHANEKGDKAEARKENLLELVNAVAEYETLDNESPLAEFLTQAALDAGERQADADQDAVQLMTLHSAKGLEFPLVFLTGMEEELFPHSMALEEAGRLEEERRLCYVGITRAMEKLVLTFAESRRLYGQDKYHSISRFVREIPNELLREVRLRSVVSKPMFWDRGPAHGAIGESAQQSGISLGQRVRHEKFGEGVVLNYEGSGPHSRIQVNFDDQGSKWLVLSYARLEVI; this comes from the coding sequence ATGGACGTAACGGCGGTATTGGACCCGCTTAACGATGCTCAACGTGAGGCGGTTACCGCCAGCGCCGGCAACCTGCTGGTTCTGGCTGGCGCCGGCAGCGGCAAAACCCGCGTTCTTGTGCACCGCATGGCATGGTTGATTCAAGTTGAGCGCATTGGCGCTCACGCAATAATGGCGGTGACGTTCACCAATAAGGCGGCGCGGGAAATGCGCGAGCGGGTGGAGTCGCTGTTGCATATTCCTACGCGCGGCATGTGGCTTGGCACTTTTCACAGCCTGGCGCATCGACTGTTGCGCGCGCACTGGCGGGAAGCCGGCCTGCCGGAAAACTTCCAGGTCATCGACTCCGATGATCAGCAGCGCATGCTGAAGCGGGTGATTCGGGAGCTGGGACTGGATGAGTCCAAGTGGCCTGCGCGCCAGGCGCAGTATTTTATCAACAGCCAGAAAGACGAAGGGCTGCGACCGGAACATATTGAGCCTGGTAGCGACGCCTGGCGGCAGACCATGAACAAGATATACCAGCGTTACGACGAATACTGTCGGCAGAGTGGGCTGGTGGACTTTGGCGAGTTACTGCTGCGCTCTCATGAACTCTGGCTGCAGAAGCCGGATTTGCTGCAACATTATCAGCAACGCTTTCAACATATTCTGGTGGATGAGTTTCAGGACACCAACACTATTCAGTATGCCTGGCTGCGCGTGTTGGCGGGGGATCGCGTCCCCATGACCGTGGTCGGAGACGACGACCAGTCCATCTACGGCTGGCGCGGGGCCAAGATTGAGAACATACAGCGTTTTCAGAATGACTTCAGCGAAGCTGCGTTGGTGCGTCTGGAGCAGAACTACCGTTCCACGCAGACTATTCTGCGGGCCGCTAACCACGTCATTGCCCATAATCCGAGCCGCCTTGGCAAACAGCTCTGGACGGATCAAGGAGACGGTGAGGCGATTGATGTTTACGCCGCTTTTAACGAGCAGGATGAAGCCAATTATATCGTCGAGTCGGTGCAGTCCTGGGTGAATCAGGGGCGCTCCCGTTCGGAAGTGGCGCTGTTGTATCGCTCCAACGTGCAATCGCGGGTATTGGAAGAAGCGCTGATTCGCCGCGGCGTGCCTTATCGGATATATGGCGGTTTGCGCTTCTATGATCGTTTGGAAGTTAAAAACGCTGTGGCGTATTTGCGTCTGGCTCACTTCGCTCATGATGACGCCGCCTTTGAGCGGGTGGTCAATATCCCCCCTCGCGGCGTTGGCGCCAAGTCGTTGGAGACATTGCGCGACGCCGCTCGCGAGCGCAGAGAATCGTTATGGCGGACTACGGTGGCGGCGGTTGGCGCAGGCTTGCTTAAAGGCAAGGCGGGGGCTGGTCTGAAGCAATTTATTGAAATAGTCGAAACCCTGCGTGAGTATGCGAAAGAGAACAGCTTGCAGGATCTGACCAAGCATATGTTGGATGTCAGCGGCCTATTGGAGCATCACGCCAATGAAAAGGGAGATAAGGCGGAAGCGCGTAAGGAAAACCTGCTAGAGTTGGTGAATGCGGTTGCTGAGTATGAAACGCTCGACAATGAATCGCCGTTGGCGGAGTTTCTGACCCAGGCGGCGCTGGATGCGGGCGAGCGTCAGGCGGATGCGGATCAGGATGCTGTGCAACTTATGACGCTGCATTCCGCCAAAGGTTTGGAATTTCCCCTGGTCTTTCTGACAGGTATGGAGGAAGAGTTGTTCCCTCACTCGATGGCGCTGGAAGAGGCGGGTCGCTTGGAGGAAGAGCGCCGTCTGTGCTATGTCGGCATCACTCGCGCGATGGAAAAATTGGTGCTTACTTTTGCGGAAAGTCGCCGCTTATACGGTCAGGATAAATACCACTCCATTTCTCGCTTTGTCCGCGAAATTCCCAATGAGCTATTGCGTGAAGTGCGTTTGCGCTCTGTCGTAAGCAAGCCTATGTTTTGGGATCGTGGGCCGGCGCATGGGGCTATTGGCGAATCCGCGCAGCAGTCGGGTATTTCACTTGGACAGCGGGTGCGACATGAGAAGTTTGGCGAAGGCGTCGTGCTGAACTATGAAGGCAGTGGGCCGCATTCTCGTATTCAGGTGAACTTTGATGATCAGGGCAGTAAATGGTTGGTGCTTTCATACGCCAGACTGGAAGTGATTTGA
- a CDS encoding PstS family phosphate ABC transporter substrate-binding protein — protein MQLKKFFAAATVVAASFWAGAASADLDPKLTDYSKASGVSGNLSSVGSDTLANLMTLWAEEFKRNYPNVNIQIQAAGSSTAPPALTEGTSNLGPMSRKMKDKELEAFEKKFGYKPTAIPVAIDALAVFVHKDNPIKGMTMAQVDAVFSSTRKCGFSKDVTAWGDLGLTGSMANRSVQLFGRNSVSGTYGYFKEHALCKGDFKNNVNEQPGSASVVQGVSESVNGIGYSGIGYKTASVRLVPLAKKDGDKFVEASPATAITGEYPLSRFLYVYVNKAPNKDLDPIVGEFIKMIMSKQGQEVVVKDGYVPLPASVTSKYLKELAL, from the coding sequence ATGCAATTAAAAAAATTTTTTGCGGCAGCCACAGTTGTCGCTGCTTCATTCTGGGCAGGCGCAGCTTCCGCGGATCTGGATCCCAAGCTGACTGATTACAGCAAAGCAAGTGGTGTTTCCGGCAATCTATCCAGCGTAGGTTCCGATACTCTGGCCAACCTGATGACACTGTGGGCTGAAGAGTTCAAGCGTAACTATCCAAACGTCAATATTCAGATTCAAGCTGCTGGATCCTCTACCGCTCCGCCAGCATTGACCGAAGGCACTTCCAACTTGGGACCAATGAGCCGCAAGATGAAAGACAAAGAGCTGGAAGCCTTTGAGAAGAAATTCGGCTACAAGCCAACCGCGATCCCCGTTGCAATTGATGCCTTGGCGGTGTTCGTACATAAAGACAATCCCATTAAAGGCATGACCATGGCGCAAGTTGACGCCGTGTTCTCCTCCACTCGCAAGTGCGGCTTCAGCAAAGACGTCACTGCCTGGGGCGATCTGGGTTTAACCGGTTCCATGGCGAACCGTTCCGTTCAATTGTTTGGTCGTAACTCAGTTTCCGGCACCTACGGTTACTTTAAAGAGCACGCATTGTGTAAAGGCGACTTCAAAAATAACGTTAACGAACAGCCGGGTTCGGCATCCGTCGTTCAGGGCGTGTCTGAATCTGTAAATGGCATTGGTTATTCTGGCATTGGTTACAAAACCGCTAGCGTACGCTTGGTCCCTCTGGCCAAGAAAGACGGCGACAAGTTCGTAGAAGCTTCACCTGCAACGGCGATCACTGGCGAATACCCACTGTCCCGTTTCTTGTACGTATACGTTAACAAGGCTCCAAACAAAGACCTGGACCCTATCGTTGGCGAGTTCATCAAAATGATCATGTCCAAGCAGGGTCAGGAAGTGGTTGTGAAAGACGGCTACGTGCCGCTGCCTGCTTCCGTCACCAGCAAGTACCTGAAAGAGCTGGCGCTGTAA
- a CDS encoding EAL domain-containing protein: MSTMARPKPLMVRREQLIKLGRRSRHAAALLFLITMGFVATAFPHHAIAPLIGLAALGAICSLLLAAFGSQAQAQLQDESVNLPRNVANLSRLYVLLSSAIATVLGPITAYVILDLPASWLDSLTIAQFLGAGLLSFFLGVWRTPFIILSAMPLLWLAVLLQGRSPLPPELLTNAAILSVFLYPLAALWYLASSRYLNQNLQMQGLIDYLDNARSASEQLNQQLAYEITRREAIEHELRETQKELEDAICERTHELSEANRILSQQIKLRKNISDALMKSQTRLSQAIEATGLALWDWDIPRNSLYQSFFHDAFGPREMSATAFVERMHGLIHPDDRPRIRKEMMLCLKGLSNTYRVQYRVTTAKDAWIWVEDCGKPVSFDKLGRITRMIGSRRDISKEKSRDEQLLLAKSVFDHTPQGVFALDTEFRFLTVNNAFSQITGYETEEVIGSSLEDFSKAPNKRQVFSRIRDELSLRGRWQGELYEKRKSGDFYCQWLQITSVINTEGATTHYAGLFSDLTERKQADEKLHYLLNYDELTGLANRMLFRERLDKILRKVREQGLSINMLLLNVDRFRQVNESLGQDRGDELLKQVATRISQTASHAHTLARLGSDEFAILTPAKSRSQVSRFCEQLLDELKAPFNIDGHEFYVSTSIGVTQAPDNGWEIQTLMQQANMAVRQAKYLGGNTYEFYSRMLRSMSRMRLEVETELRRAIQNQQMEVFFQPKLSLDSGRITGVEALARWRHPQRGLIGPSDFVPMAEESGLITELGEQMLGAACAQAAAWSREGLDNIQVSVNLSAHQLRQSNLPQMVRKVLQDTELPPHLLDLELTESTLMENMSRTQFMLSRLREMGVRITVDDFGTGYSSLSYLKRFPLNALKIDRMFIKDAHHNADDAAITRAVIMLGKSLNLEVIAEGVEHEGHLEFLRESGCHTVQGYLIAEPLGAEQMANLLRKQRIGSAALQNPSPVIQ, from the coding sequence ATGTCGACCATGGCGCGCCCCAAACCTCTTATGGTGCGTCGGGAGCAACTCATAAAGCTGGGGCGACGCAGTCGTCACGCCGCCGCATTGCTTTTTTTAATCACAATGGGGTTCGTCGCCACCGCCTTTCCTCACCACGCTATAGCGCCACTGATCGGTCTCGCTGCGCTGGGTGCTATCTGTTCACTTCTGCTCGCCGCCTTCGGCTCACAGGCTCAGGCGCAATTGCAGGATGAGAGCGTCAACCTACCCCGCAACGTCGCCAACCTTAGCAGGCTTTATGTATTGCTCAGCAGCGCAATCGCCACTGTGTTGGGGCCGATAACCGCTTACGTCATCCTGGATCTCCCTGCATCATGGCTGGACAGCCTCACTATCGCACAATTCTTAGGCGCAGGCCTTCTGTCCTTTTTTCTTGGCGTCTGGCGCACCCCATTTATTATTCTTAGCGCGATGCCTCTTCTGTGGCTTGCGGTGCTGTTACAGGGCAGATCGCCCCTCCCTCCAGAGTTACTGACCAACGCCGCCATTCTCAGCGTCTTCCTGTATCCGCTCGCCGCGCTATGGTACCTCGCGTCCAGTCGCTACCTTAACCAGAATCTGCAGATGCAAGGTTTGATCGACTATCTGGATAACGCCCGCTCCGCCTCAGAGCAGCTTAATCAACAGCTCGCCTATGAAATAACCCGCCGCGAAGCAATCGAACATGAACTGCGGGAAACGCAAAAGGAGCTTGAAGACGCAATCTGCGAGCGCACCCACGAATTGTCCGAAGCCAACCGTATTCTGAGTCAACAAATCAAGCTGCGGAAAAATATCAGCGATGCGCTGATGAAAAGCCAGACCCGTTTATCGCAAGCCATTGAAGCCACCGGGTTGGCCTTGTGGGATTGGGATATACCAAGAAACTCCCTTTATCAGTCTTTCTTTCACGACGCCTTTGGTCCTCGCGAAATGTCGGCGACCGCCTTCGTCGAGCGTATGCATGGACTGATACATCCTGACGACCGTCCACGCATCAGAAAGGAAATGATGCTGTGCCTGAAAGGCTTGAGTAACACTTATCGGGTGCAGTACCGCGTCACCACCGCCAAAGACGCCTGGATATGGGTTGAGGATTGCGGCAAACCGGTAAGCTTCGACAAGCTTGGCCGCATTACTCGCATGATCGGGTCGCGCCGCGACATCAGCAAAGAGAAAAGTCGCGATGAACAGCTGCTTCTGGCCAAGTCTGTCTTTGATCATACGCCTCAGGGCGTCTTCGCGCTGGATACCGAGTTCCGTTTTCTCACCGTCAACAACGCGTTCAGCCAGATTACGGGTTACGAAACTGAAGAAGTGATCGGTAGCAGTCTTGAGGATTTCAGCAAGGCTCCCAACAAGCGACAGGTTTTCAGTCGTATTCGCGACGAGCTGTCATTGCGGGGCCGTTGGCAAGGCGAGTTATATGAAAAGCGCAAGTCCGGCGATTTCTATTGTCAGTGGCTGCAAATTACTTCGGTTATTAATACAGAAGGCGCCACTACGCACTACGCCGGCCTCTTTTCTGACCTGACTGAGCGCAAGCAGGCGGACGAAAAGCTTCACTATCTGCTCAACTACGACGAACTGACCGGGCTGGCGAATCGCATGCTGTTCCGCGAGCGTCTGGATAAAATTCTCCGCAAAGTAAGGGAGCAAGGACTCAGCATTAATATGCTGCTCCTGAATGTCGACCGTTTTCGACAGGTAAACGAAAGCCTGGGGCAGGACCGAGGGGATGAGCTGTTAAAGCAGGTTGCTACGCGCATCTCACAAACCGCATCCCACGCACATACCTTGGCGCGCCTTGGTAGCGATGAATTTGCAATTCTCACCCCCGCGAAAAGCCGCTCCCAAGTGAGCCGCTTCTGCGAGCAACTACTGGATGAACTGAAAGCGCCATTCAATATCGATGGCCACGAGTTTTATGTTTCAACTTCAATAGGCGTCACTCAGGCCCCTGACAACGGCTGGGAAATCCAAACCCTGATGCAGCAAGCCAATATGGCGGTGCGACAGGCGAAATACCTCGGCGGCAACACCTATGAGTTTTACAGTCGCATGTTGCGCAGCATGTCGCGTATGCGTCTGGAGGTGGAAACCGAGTTGCGCCGGGCGATACAGAATCAGCAGATGGAAGTCTTCTTCCAGCCCAAGCTATCGCTGGATAGCGGCCGCATTACCGGAGTTGAGGCGCTGGCGCGCTGGCGGCACCCGCAGAGGGGTCTGATCGGCCCCAGTGACTTTGTGCCCATGGCGGAGGAAAGCGGCTTAATCACCGAGCTGGGAGAACAGATGCTCGGCGCAGCCTGCGCTCAAGCCGCCGCCTGGAGCCGGGAAGGGCTGGATAATATCCAGGTATCCGTCAACCTTTCCGCTCATCAGTTACGTCAAAGCAATTTGCCGCAGATGGTGCGTAAAGTCCTGCAGGACACAGAGCTTCCCCCTCACCTGCTGGACCTGGAGCTGACGGAAAGCACGCTAATGGAAAACATGAGCCGCACCCAGTTTATGCTCTCCCGTCTGAGAGAGATGGGCGTACGCATAACCGTGGACGACTTCGGCACAGGATACTCCTCTCTCTCCTACCTCAAACGCTTTCCGCTAAACGCCCTGAAAATAGACCGGATGTTCATCAAAGACGCACATCACAACGCCGATGATGCCGCTATCACCCGCGCCGTCATAATGCTGGGTAAGAGCCTTAACCTGGAAGTCATCGCCGAAGGAGTAGAACACGAAGGACATTTGGAATTCCTGCGGGAAAGCGGCTGCCACACCGTGCAGGGATACCTCATCGCCGAGCCGCTGGGGGCAGAACAGATGGCGAACCTGTTGCGAAAGCAACGCATCGGTTCTGCAGCCCTGCAAAACCCATCACCGGTTATTCAATAA
- a CDS encoding TRAP transporter small permease subunit has translation MTNGLTAVVRLIDAFTEKTGAIIAWLNIGMVVGTVAVVLLRYVFNNSSIALQESVLYMHGFVFMIASAYTLKHDEHVRVDILYQRFSVRGKAIVNLLGTLLLLFPLIIYIGIESWPYIAQSWRIREVSPETAGLPAVFILKSLILALVFVLGAQGIAEVLRNLCLIIAPSHSSGQKEQD, from the coding sequence ATGACTAACGGCCTCACTGCTGTTGTGAGACTCATTGACGCATTTACCGAGAAAACCGGCGCGATCATCGCCTGGCTCAATATCGGAATGGTGGTCGGAACCGTCGCCGTCGTCCTGCTCCGATACGTCTTCAACAACAGTTCCATCGCCCTGCAGGAATCCGTGCTTTACATGCACGGCTTTGTATTCATGATCGCATCCGCCTACACCCTGAAACACGACGAACACGTCAGGGTGGATATTCTTTACCAACGATTTTCCGTCCGCGGCAAAGCGATAGTGAATCTGTTGGGAACCTTGTTGCTGCTTTTCCCTCTGATCATTTACATCGGCATAGAAAGCTGGCCTTACATTGCCCAAAGCTGGCGCATTCGCGAAGTGTCTCCAGAAACGGCTGGCCTGCCTGCCGTCTTCATCCTCAAATCACTTATTCTGGCGCTGGTTTTTGTGCTTGGCGCTCAGGGTATTGCGGAGGTTCTGCGCAACCTTTGCCTGATTATCGCCCCCAGCCATTCCAGCGGACAGAAGGAGCAAGACTGA